The Gossypium hirsutum isolate 1008001.06 chromosome D07, Gossypium_hirsutum_v2.1, whole genome shotgun sequence genome includes the window CGAATTGGCCATTATTCTGGTCGAAATATATCAAAATGTGAAAAAATCGGTATGAtcatatacctactcgggaaccgatcATCATTCCAGAGTTAGCATGCCACCGgattacatgccatggtttaagatccatggcaagccatatttactgtCGAAAGAGCAGAAACGTCGGTAAATTCGTGTCGAAAGGGAACGacggggccctttaaatccaaggagAAGGGATGACAGCACAGGCCCATCAACAGTGCCCACACAATCACCGGGCCCAATGCCTCAACTGACGACACCCACATGACAGCCTCTTCAGATTAcgccaggtgcgtatcctagcccttatatgtatcctaaccattatatgtttcctttttccagTCCTATGCCAGGTTGGAATGCATCGCCCGGTGTATCTCCTTTCCCGATGACTCTGACTCAATCAATGATATATAGGCCACCATCGCAAGAGGGATTGCACGAGGTATCGTCGAAGAGCTCTTCTCATTACCAATCCCCAACaccttatgggattcaaacacctccgtcgtgggtgatgcaaacacctccgcaTTCTTTATTCTATCAAGGTAGGTCATCCTTCCAACCCCACAACCACAATCCCCGCCGGAGCAGCCACAACCCCCACCGGAAGCTGAACCAATGAGGAATCCAGCGCATAACAGTTGACAACCCCTATATGACACTGATTCCGACTGGCaccaacattaatttttttaatatatttgtacaaactgtttttatattgtttcatttaataaaataaaatttgtttttaatattttaatagtaatttatttttatatttttaatatatttgtacaaactgtttttatattatttcatttaataaaataaatttgtttttaatattttaatagtaatttatttttatatttctaataaaatagaagttcttttgaataaggcaatatttttaatatttttatatttttaataaaatagaaataatgcaacatagtttTATTACAGGAACTATCAACTATTTCGATTTGGACAttattgaattgtatgaactgggttcctacaccatctgcATAACttttgttggttcattctttcccgaatatccatattgttacgtattctactCAAGTAaggtcgaccttttggtttgcgacgcaatttTCTATCCGATAACAACTTAAATGGAGCAAGTGATACagacggccacttacgttcatctggaccggtgggaatacgtgtctccacacattgtacatgtattctattttttACACTTCGTTGACATATCACATGGGATTCAAACAGAGATTCTAGCAAGCTACAATTGCATAAACGCATGGATAACAAAGTGCGTCAAACATCCCActgtcgcaagtcctatttctcatgtgtacacgatattgcctaCTTGTAATACCTTGGTTCGGTCTGTCAAACTTCGTCACACAAAACCATAGGTTGTCGCAATCGTGACACACTATGTGCATGATGTTGGTACgtgccttcgccttgttaatttcttgcaataccttccGACACCATACATATGGCCTTCCTGCATTTGGCTTTTATAActcgctgctcgctttggaaatagtgtCGCTAAACGAAAATATCTTTCACACAACTGAGGTTATTGGCAAATGACGCGTTCCTTTTAGAacataatttatgcattcagtcaggtttgaggtcatatgaccctATCGTAGGCCGTCGTCATATGCTTGTATCCTGTTCGAAAGGTATATTACAGAGGTAGTCTGTGCCTTATTTGTTAACTGAATGCAAAATAGCCAACATCTTATGAAAACAGTCTTTATTGATCTCATACTCTGCCAATATAAGTTAatagcgaaaattacataccactcttccattcaaaataaattaaatattacaaataaaattatactaatagagattaaatacccatgttggtcacttttTGTTATTCAGTGGTAGAccgatattgcctgtagtagttggaCGCAATATACCTTAGACAATATCGATGGTGTGTACGATCCCATAGGCTTCCCTGTCGCTCAATTGCGGCTAGTATTCCAGTGCCCCGATCCGATATAATgaagatatcaggttgggggcagacatacctccttaacctagagaaaaaaagaaatctcagtcatcacCTGACTCCCCTAGTGTTATTGTAAACGCAACTGGAAGGATTCTCCCACCATCATCCTGTGTCACAGCTAGCAATagtcgatgggtatatctaccatacataaaggtactGCCAATTTGTACCAATAGCTCGCAGTACACAAATGCGTCCcggcattgcttaaagctccagaacagacacttgaacacttggcatccatggAGCAATTAGTTGTTGTAGTACGCAGGTGCCACTTtaaggtctgttatgcaacctgaGACGTACCTCTCCAGCACTTGACACCACTACCACATCTTATTCTATGAAGCGTCCCACTCACTATGCATCTTTTCTAAcaccttctgcttagctatccaagtcTTGCGGTAAGAGGGTGTGTACCTCAATTGGCTACGAATTTTGGCAATTAAGACTGACACAGAAATCTTGAGATCCACCTTCACCGTCGatagtattaagctagctaacatatctggatccatcttgggatgatcttatGAAACACCTGTCAACAAAGTgcgttaaataatgcaacattacgtaATAACAGTATTAATCAAAAACCATAAACACCCAGTGATATTGTACCGACAACACATGTATGTAGacatttgtacttttttatctcccacaagtcTGTCTTTTTCCTAACTGAAACCATGATTTTCATGAATATGTaccgtcttgcactgcacacttggcTTCGAACTTCTCGAATTTGGATTTAATCGCGTTGTAGTTAACCCCGttcatgatgctatgttgtttcaatgcaccaagaaaactatccttactagaaaactccttaccaacttccaattcacCTGAATCCAATGACGAACTTGTACGGTCACgccttctgtgtggtagatctggaaactctaacgcatcatctacTAATAGATTGACATTATACATGTGGGTTGAAAGCTAGTACGCTTTGAATcgcggatcttcttcttcttcatttaaacccccttcaacatctttAGGTTCAGTTGGAACAGGCTCCGATTTAGAAGATAATATAAATTCTGCACCATCGGGACCGACCTCGAGGTGGATCCATATCGGACTCATCATCCAACCCACCATCATTTACAACGTACCAGGTCCCCTCGCCGATACATGCCGTAAGAAGTACATCATCCATTCTTGTGGATATTTTATAACGTCCCTAATCAGATGTatattgccaaccactagaagttgatgttattccccagtacgtatttccagcatcgaaCATCAACCCATCGAGGTGCATGTCTCATCCACTAACCGAGTGTCGTGCAGGGGTTATGTATTCTATACTGCTACCAAACACGGGGGCTTTCGTGTTCTACCTCCCACTAACGGAGTGTCGAGCAGGGGTCGTGTATTCTTTTCGAACAACAGTAGATGTTGAAATCACAAATGCTTCATTTGGCGATAAAAATTGTACATgtaactcaagatagggtgatccaaCTAGCTggatgagtctgcaccatcgcCTCTAAGCTACgaccacctttgatatcaaatgagtcatatgtcatgGGATCAATCGAAGCACAAAATCAATACTTAATAAACGAAACTCTCATTGGCGTCGTTCtaaagattttacgcctaattcttttacgaagttctatcaaatctatgttctggttaaaaaccagtcgcgctgtgttctctgataaaaaaataatgtcaTTCCCGGTGTCAcggacctcaccatcatagtaaataacagcactaatacgttcgctcatcttcaatttctattctacTTAGCCTCCTTAATTTTTCTTGCTATaacttatgcaacctgagaatgaaatttggctcatttatagtcTAAGGCCAAacaggaactactgtagaaaaagagcgtccacgtgggagcttttttcatcaattttactgACAGTgtatcctgcttgaagcgttttttacaCCATTTGTTCAAAactgtcttctcaaaattatttttctcataattattttttcaggaactactgtaaaaaaaaaaaagagcatccacgtgggagcttttttcagtaattttgctaaCAGTGCATCATGTTTGAAgcattttttatattatcttttcagaacgtcttctcaaaattatttttttcagaaactaccgtagaaataaataaaattttttatattgtcaatataattttccctaaaccctaaacacaaaattatttataaaaaacttaaaccataatttaattaattctctTAAAACCCCTAatccctaatttaattaatttatttaaaatcccaaaaacttaatttaattaatttttaaaaaaccctaaaccctaaacctaccAAAAActctaaattattttaacaaaatcctaaaaccctaaaccaaaaaaccCTAAGGACTAAACATGCAAAAAGCCCTAACCCTAGAAAAACACAGGCTAAAACGCGTCCATGTAAGTGCGTTTTGTGTTAacatggcaaaatcgctccccCAAGGATGCGTTTTGCTAAAATTTTCCCCAAAAACGCTCCTACGTGGATGAGTTTTGCTAAAATCGGCCCTTCCcggtaaataatgaaaaagttGACCTATTTCCGTAAATAAAGTTGAAAATAGGCCTTTATTGGTAAAATAGttgttattaaaaaattcatattttcttattaataacttcgttaattattaataattttattagaaaGTGCTGCTATTTTTTTATGGAATTGTTAAAttcctaaaattgatcaaatctttgctccaaaagaaaaaaaaaagaaagaaagaaaattaaatctgaaaagtaattttttttataaaattgtacttctatgattattttagttttaatgatttttattataaaattttcattataatgctcaatattaatttaagaaaatgAAGCAgcaatgattttatgaaaattaaagaattagaCGACAACCCGAGAGCGAAAGCTCATAAATGGTGCACTGCGAGATCTTGGAGGTGATTCTGATTAAGATGGCGAAGGTAGGATCTTTCATACTTTagggaaaacaaaaagtaaaagaaactaGAAAAACAGAGAGTATTTATTAGGATAAAgataatgatgaaaatatatgtcctgaatatataatatttttagaaattaaaaaataacatggGGAAGAATAATCCCATAAATGGAAATATGCAAATGCAAGAATGATTCATCTAATTTTCTTAATTGATATCTATTTTTGAATAAATACAATTGGCGACTTATTAGCCACGTCTGCTCCAGTACAAGATCGAGACACAATTCAGCATCAGATTATTCTTTATCAATAAATCTACCACGTATGTATGTCCCTCCTACAATCCACACATCAAAGTGTGCCAACTAACTTAAAACCCATTTATGTCTCACTCATTTCTAAACTATTCTAGAATTTCATCTATTTGAAATCTGGTGATTTAATAAACACTTCATTATTTGGAGCCGACCATACCTCCAAAACTAGGCACTGTTGACATCTACGAATTGAACCGATTGGCGTGAGTTTACGTTGAGATAAAAAGAACCGAGTTCTATTGCAAAAAATAATTATCACACACAAGTACATTAGCAAATATGAAAAATCCCAATAACATACTACCAAGCAAGCATTGACAACAGCAACCAGCCATCAACATTCCACATTTAATATGCACTTAATGCAGAGAATCCATATTCTATTGTTCACATTACGACTGTCAAACTCAATCAAAATTCTTGCAACCAGGCAAATATGTTTTCTTCTTTTGGCTCATTCAACAAAACTACAACTTTGGCTAACCAAACATATAACATCCGATTCTAGGTACACCATTTTCTTTTTCCGAATTGCTTATCTAAATCACCTAATATGAGAATTGAGAATGCATATTATTATGGCCTCAATGAACGATGAAATCAGatatatcatataaccatttaCTTGCAATCTCAGGAAACCCTGTTGCTGACGGCTTGATACAGGGATCTAAGCTGCGTGTTCCATTTATCTATAGCAGTGTACTTCTTCATACCCTTTGATCTGCCACGCATAAGTACAGGTCAAAAATCACGTTCACATTGGTTCAACTTCAACCACCCCTACTATGTAGTAATTATTAAGGAATAGAGCTGACCTGTCACCGCGCTCCAACAGCCGGTTCACTTGATCAATATGCCCCTCAATACGATTATCCAAGATCAATGAAACTAGCAACTGTTCAACATCTTTTTCTGGCACATTGAGTTCCTGAATATTGAAACCTCAAGGAGTTTAATCATATATTCTCCTTTTAAAAAACTCCAGAGTTTTATCATATAAAAGAAGAATCAATAATTAAATAGAATATCTGACACAACTGACTAGAAAGATAAAACTGTAGCCTTCACCTTTGATATGAAAGGGATCCGGATTCTTGTATATGGTTTTATTAGCTTAAGTAGCACTTGAGTTCTGACATTCTTCAACAGATCTTCAATATAATTTCGGATGAATGGATCATCCATAATTGTCCTTCGGTTACTCTGCGGAAGTCCAAGTTAGCAACTCTAAAGGGGGAAAGAAAGGTCCCAAGCTTAACAATAAGGAAAGCAAAAAGATGCTCTTAAGATTTTTCCAAACCTTGAGGATTTTTTCGAACTCTATTATTTCATTTCGTTGATAGGCCGCTATAAGATTTGTCATTGCCAAAATCTCAGGGTCATTTTTGTACCTGTAGGAATAGCAATCAGGATATataaatagagagagagagagagagagagagagagagagagagagaaagagagaaataGTATAGATATAAAAGAACTTACGGCTTTGCTTCCTGGCCATCAAAAGGATTAACTTCGGATTCCATAAGCATATTAGCCAGAACAAGGTATCTGGAAATGACACGATAAAACaatcaatttgaaattttatccaATTGGGTAAAAGGAGTACAAACAAGGCATTTATAGAAGGCATCCAATGacttatttttctctctttctgtTCACACCGTAGCCTATCATTTTTATTTGTGCTCTTGTCAGATATTTTTCTCCTTCCATTCTCATTTTGTCTATCCCTACTTTTCTCTCAGTTTTGCTCTCCTAGTTTCCACTGACTGGGATTTTCTTCATATCTCCTCCACATATTGAACATTCTATATAATCTATCCTCAACCTTTCAGGTTGAacattaattttgttttcttacATTAGTTTTGTAAGTGAGCATTTTTCCTCAAAGTAGCCACTTCAGACATATTTATAGAAAAGTTACTTATTTGCTGTAGACCACCCTAGTGCCATATCAAAGGCTGGCAAGCAATCAAGTATCAGATAATGAACTTTAGCTCTCATGTTACTATTATAATACTGATGAGAAGGAGGGAGAGAGGAGTAAATATCAAATACGAAATGAGAAAAATGCATATAGAATAAAAAATAGGAACAGCAATCATACTTAAGACATTGAATGCGTCTCTGATTCCCAGCTTCATCATAGTTCTTGAAAGCCTCAAAGAAATCTGTGGCTGCCTCAGCCCATTGACGCTCAGCCATATGCATCTTGCCACCACATTCACGGATTATTCCCATGATCCGTGGATGTGGTATAGCAGACTTGATAGCAAGTGCTTTCTGGTATAATTGCTGCATTTAGTCCAACATTTCAGACTCAGCTAAACCGCAATTGATTCTATTAAGAAGCTAGGAGGATAACtacaaaaattatgattaatGCTTGAGAACCATCCCCCCCCCCCAACACACACACACAGGTTCTTTCTAATCAAGGTTGTAAAGGGTACatgattttaaattaaatgagTAGCTTACTTCACACGAGTAAATAAAGAATATTCAACCAAGCTTCCAAAAATCCTGGACCAGCTCAAATGGACCTTTTTAACTCTGTATCCATATTTCATTTTGAAAGGCATTTACCTTGAGCTTTTTGTTGTTCTTTGTCTCCGTATACATTTGAATTTCAATTGCATATACCTCCAGAAGCTGACTTCCCTTTTTCTGATCATCTGTACCATCTTCCCTTTGACACGATTTGTGAAGTTCCTTCAAAATCTGACAGTGCAATATATTAGCTGATTATGTTCTAACATTTTATATTGtggataaatgaaattaaaaggtttTGAGAAGATACCTTGCTCATTCGCCCATACTCGCCCATATCAAACCAGATCTTGCAAAGCTTTAGATTTGTCTTAAACCAAAGTCTCTGCATGacaagaagaaatacatcagagCTTGATACAAATGCTGAAGCCATAGATTTGTCTTAAACCAAAGTCTCAGTGTGATAAGACGCAAAATATCAAAGCTTGAAATAATGCTAAAGCTCTGAATATTGTAGATTAGATACTTTCTAACCTCATTCTTTGCCTCTTCAAGGGCCTTAAGAGTGGTCTGATAGAATTCTTGCAGGAGATCAAAATTTTGACTAGCTGATCCAGAAACAAAGTCCATAATATTGTTTATACATTTTTCACTGTAATTTCGTGTCACTGCTGATTTGATGTATGTTAGCATCTCCCTGTATGAGTCCATCATTTCTTTATACTTCCCTAAACGGTAATAGAGCTTTACAGTTTGCTTCAAAGCTTTGAATCCCCTAACAGAGAAAATATGAGCACACCATTGAATACTGATAAGACTCAAACCAAATACATACTTTTTTGGTGAATGAGACGATTTTCTTTAATGGAGAGATAAAACAGTAACTACAATCTGCAACGTGCaagaatctattcatataaatggAGTTCTTTTGTAAAGTTAACAAAAGAGAGAAGTCCATCCAAAGTGAAGAGGCAACTAACAGCATATGCTCTTATATTATATAGCTAGCATGTGCAAAATCATAAGAAAGCttagaaaaaggaaaacaaaaaagcATTGGCGACGATTACAGAAATGCTAGGAAATAACCATAATATACCTGAAGTTACAACTACAAAGGCCAATTCCAGAGAACTCACCACTCAGCCTTTTCAGGCTCCATGCTAACTACTTCAGAAAAACCAACAAGTGCTCCTTCAGGGTCTGTTTCTACCAAACCTTTTATAAAAAGAAGAAGTATAAGTGATAAAAAGTAAGAAATCAATAATTACCAACTAACAAGGTTTAACACATATATCCAAACAGAATTAACCCCTGATCTCTCACCCACCACTGCTATATGGAAGAGGACATACTATTTAGGGACCAATTAGTATCTGATATCAGGACACTGGAAATGCAAACACATTTTCGCATACAAATACATAACACTAAGCACagtacttaaaaaataaaatgatctcAACAAAAAATATATTCACCCAATGAGGGATAGACAGAGAGAGAGCCGGAAAACGTTAATTTAAAACCTAATAACAGCGATAGTAGAGTAAGACGGGGGTCTCATAATCAGCCTAACATGTTCAGTTTATTATTCAAACACTGCGCAGCaattataagtaaaataatttcCCAATTTTACAGACTTAAACCCTAGCAGCAGTTCACAACCATATTCGAAAGGTGAACTGTTAACTCTAATCAAAGGTAAAATGTTgaagtatataaaaataaaaagaaacataaaaaatcTTTTATAGGTAAAGTTGAAACAAATCTTGATCCATGTCAAAATTTGAGATTAGAAGATAATATgcgcaaaaataaaaatagaaaaagaaacctTTGGAATTGTAATATTGATTCTCAATATCAACGTCTTGCTCCTCAGGCTCCTCATCAGAGTACTCAAATCCATAATCTTCCATATCCGCATCTGCCCAGTTCCAAAAACCGATCGGCTTTATCATAAACTTATAACGAAACTTACATATAAGCtaaaaaaacaaaacttgaatttgaataaaagaaaatcaGAGAGAAAAGGAGATACCTGAAGCCATGGTTACTCTGACAAAACTGGAGGATCAGTAAATTTCAGTGTTCTCGGAAATTAGAGAAGCGAAGGCGAAGGCGAAGGTGTCGATTTgtgaaattatattaaattgaatttactTTGTGTTTAAATAGAACGATAATCAGGCAAATAAATTTTGGTTTCCAATCCCTCTgctcttttcataattaaaatgaatctcctctacttttaatttccacaatttagtccttc containing:
- the LOC107954342 gene encoding COP9 signalosome complex subunit 2 isoform X1; its protein translation is MASDADMEDYGFEYSDEEPEEQDVDIENQYYNSKGLVETDPEGALVGFSEVVSMEPEKAEWGFKALKQTVKLYYRLGKYKEMMDSYREMLTYIKSAVTRNYSEKCINNIMDFVSGSASQNFDLLQEFYQTTLKALEEAKNERLWFKTNLKLCKIWFDMGEYGRMSKILKELHKSCQREDGTDDQKKGSQLLEVYAIEIQMYTETKNNKKLKQLYQKALAIKSAIPHPRIMGIIRECGGKMHMAERQWAEAATDFFEAFKNYDEAGNQRRIQCLKYLVLANMLMESEVNPFDGQEAKPYKNDPEILAMTNLIAAYQRNEIIEFEKILKSNRRTIMDDPFIRNYIEDLLKNVRTQVLLKLIKPYTRIRIPFISKELNVPEKDVEQLLVSLILDNRIEGHIDQVNRLLERGDRSKGMKKYTAIDKWNTQLRSLYQAVSNRVS
- the LOC107954342 gene encoding COP9 signalosome complex subunit 2 isoform X2; the encoded protein is MMDSYREMLTYIKSAVTRNYSEKCINNIMDFVSGSASQNFDLLQEFYQTTLKALEEAKNERLWFKTNLKLCKIWFDMGEYGRMSKILKELHKSCQREDGTDDQKKGSQLLEVYAIEIQMYTETKNNKKLKQLYQKALAIKSAIPHPRIMGIIRECGGKMHMAERQWAEAATDFFEAFKNYDEAGNQRRIQCLKYLVLANMLMESEVNPFDGQEAKPYKNDPEILAMTNLIAAYQRNEIIEFEKILKSNRRTIMDDPFIRNYIEDLLKNVRTQVLLKLIKPYTRIRIPFISKELNVPEKDVEQLLVSLILDNRIEGHIDQVNRLLERGDRSKGMKKYTAIDKWNTQLRSLYQAVSNRVS